From Chryseobacterium sp. H1D6B, a single genomic window includes:
- the ccoS gene encoding cbb3-type cytochrome oxidase assembly protein CcoS, which translates to MDILYLMILCSVSLAAIFLVVFIINARKGQFEDDESPAVRILFDSGEIKEKEETDNNKNEDEKEKGENNKIEEKSE; encoded by the coding sequence ATGGATATTCTATATTTAATGATCCTGTGCAGTGTTTCTTTGGCTGCAATCTTCTTGGTAGTTTTTATTATAAACGCCAGAAAAGGACAGTTTGAAGATGATGAATCTCCAGCTGTTAGAATACTCTTCGACTCCGGTGAAATAAAGGAAAAAGAAGAAACTGACAACAATAAAAATGAAGACGAAAAAGAAAAAGGAGAAAATAATAAAATTGAAGAAAAAAGTGAATAG
- a CDS encoding cbb3-type cytochrome c oxidase N-terminal domain-containing protein produces MKQRTPVFVNILIIIGLLIVFYYLFVQSYSFLASPYFWGTVVIGAILAYIHSSIGDLIENNKFKKLTAEEKAAYLAEKKIPFLRRMYDSAFKKQSATEEKDILIDHGFDGIMELDNQLPKWWLGLFWFGTAFCVVYIAAYSFTDFAHPLKEYEAEYKEQIASIKLYEETQPPVTIETAKYSADNIAEGKELFKTNCSSCHKEDGSGGIGPNLTDNFWINQPEKTLFKNVFHMDWNGSPTNPAMRAFGKNGEVSGAEIEKIAAYVYHINQEQPPVTPAQGGAAPQGTEAHWEKE; encoded by the coding sequence ATGAAACAAAGAACACCGGTTTTTGTAAACATCTTAATAATAATTGGACTCTTAATTGTTTTTTATTATTTATTTGTTCAAAGCTACTCGTTTCTGGCTTCGCCGTACTTCTGGGGAACTGTTGTTATAGGTGCTATTTTAGCTTATATCCACAGCTCTATTGGAGATTTGATTGAGAATAATAAATTCAAAAAATTAACTGCAGAAGAAAAAGCAGCCTATTTAGCAGAAAAGAAAATTCCTTTCCTTAGAAGAATGTATGACAGTGCTTTCAAAAAGCAGTCTGCTACTGAGGAAAAAGATATTCTTATTGACCACGGTTTCGACGGTATCATGGAATTGGACAACCAATTACCAAAATGGTGGTTAGGTTTATTCTGGTTCGGAACGGCTTTCTGTGTAGTATATATTGCCGCATACTCTTTCACAGATTTCGCACACCCATTGAAAGAATATGAAGCAGAATACAAAGAGCAGATCGCGAGCATTAAGCTTTATGAAGAGACTCAACCTCCTGTAACAATAGAAACAGCTAAATATTCAGCTGATAATATTGCAGAAGGTAAAGAATTATTTAAAACAAACTGTTCATCATGCCACAAGGAAGATGGTAGTGGAGGTATCGGACCTAATTTAACTGATAACTTCTGGATCAACCAGCCTGAGAAAACATTATTTAAAAACGTTTTCCATATGGACTGGAATGGTTCTCCAACAAACCCTGCCATGAGAGCATTTGGTAAAAACGGAGAGGTTTCTGGTGCTGAAATCGAAAAGATTGCAGCCTATGTATACCACATCAACCAAGAACAGCCTCCTGTAACTCCTGCTCAGGGAGGAGCTGCTCCTCAAGGAACAGAAGCGCATTGGGAAAAAGAATAA
- a CDS encoding cbb3-type cytochrome c oxidase subunit 3, whose protein sequence is MIPQNFKDILSNTENAGLYQTLALIFFMLFFVALVLYVFSRPKKYYKEEEEAPLGDDEDDFNLKN, encoded by the coding sequence ATGATTCCTCAGAACTTTAAAGATATATTATCCAATACAGAAAACGCTGGTCTTTACCAGACGCTGGCTCTGATTTTCTTTATGCTGTTCTTCGTAGCTTTGGTATTATATGTATTTAGCAGGCCTAAAAAATATTACAAAGAAGAAGAAGAAGCACCTCTTGGGGATGACGAAGATGACTTTAATTTAAAAAATTAA
- a CDS encoding FixH family protein — translation MKNFSWGHGVVIALAAFIIFILSMLFLFPNGQKNSEMVTDNYYEEELKYQDVIDAKKRADDLQKEEKPVYSQDVNGIKITFPKDYNNSNTTVKFVLNRTDDQNLDIKRSEQLDAQQSLLIPSKVLKIGGYTLRLTWTKDKQEYRMDYDVIWK, via the coding sequence ATGAAAAACTTTAGTTGGGGACACGGTGTTGTAATTGCATTAGCTGCATTCATAATTTTTATTTTATCCATGCTTTTTCTTTTTCCAAACGGGCAGAAGAATTCTGAAATGGTAACGGATAATTATTACGAAGAAGAATTGAAATACCAAGATGTAATTGATGCTAAAAAAAGAGCAGATGACTTACAGAAGGAGGAAAAACCGGTATACAGCCAGGACGTAAATGGAATTAAAATTACTTTTCCAAAAGACTATAACAATTCCAATACTACTGTGAAATTTGTTTTGAACAGAACTGACGATCAGAATTTAGATATCAAAAGATCTGAACAGCTGGATGCGCAGCAATCACTTTTGATTCCTTCAAAAGTATTGAAAATAGGAGGATATACTTTAAGATTAACCTGGACAAAAGACAAACAGGAATATAGAATGGATTATGATGTGATATGGAAATAG
- a CDS encoding sulfite exporter TauE/SafE family protein translates to MEIALILSAIGLGFASGFHCIGMCGPIALSMGLTKKQAANFYLQNLTYQFGRITTYALLGAVLGIIGQGFEMAGFQQYLTIAVGILLIIMAVFSFGGKDFASKIPFFSKFLFSVKMNLGKLLQKADYRSRFTTGLLNGFLPCGMVYMALTASLASGGIWQGASYMALFGLGTLPFMFAVVLVGNLMNQAFRLKVLKAVPVIMIILGGLFIVRGMELGIPYISPKAAAMTISKDHGQNGDLNCH, encoded by the coding sequence ATGGAAATAGCACTTATTTTATCGGCAATTGGTTTAGGCTTTGCTTCCGGTTTTCACTGTATCGGAATGTGTGGTCCTATTGCATTATCGATGGGATTAACAAAAAAACAGGCCGCGAATTTTTATCTCCAAAATCTGACTTATCAGTTCGGAAGAATTACCACCTATGCTCTTTTAGGAGCTGTGTTAGGAATCATCGGACAGGGGTTTGAAATGGCAGGCTTCCAGCAGTATCTCACCATTGCAGTAGGAATTCTGTTGATTATAATGGCAGTATTTTCTTTTGGAGGAAAAGATTTTGCCTCCAAAATTCCTTTCTTTTCTAAATTTTTATTTTCAGTGAAAATGAATTTAGGAAAACTGCTTCAAAAGGCAGATTACCGTTCCAGGTTTACTACAGGGCTTCTTAACGGTTTCTTACCATGCGGAATGGTTTACATGGCTCTTACTGCAAGCTTAGCAAGCGGAGGAATATGGCAGGGAGCTTCATATATGGCTTTATTTGGTTTGGGAACGCTTCCGTTCATGTTTGCGGTAGTTCTTGTCGGAAACTTAATGAATCAGGCTTTCAGACTAAAAGTTTTAAAAGCTGTACCTGTGATCATGATTATTCTGGGAGGTCTCTTCATTGTACGGGGTATGGAACTGGGAATTCCTTATATCTCTCCCAAAGCGGCGGCGATGACCATTTCTAAAGACCACGGCCAGAATGGAGATCTAAACTGTCATTAA
- the ccoN gene encoding cytochrome-c oxidase, cbb3-type subunit I, producing the protein METQKFSYDNSIVRAFLYATIVFGIIGFTFGLTAALMLFYPELPEFLFGTDDTTIQSLKSGNIQGLINTHGAFGFGRIRMLHTNTVIFAFVCNIVYTGVYYSLQRLLKARMYSDTLSWLHFWTWQFMIVATFITFFMGINTSKEYAEHEWPIDILIAFSWIIFGINMFLTIAKRRVRHLYVAIWFYIGTWIAVAMLHIFNNLEVPLSFTGWKSYSAYAGVKDAIVQWWYGHNAVAFILTTPVLGLMYYFLPKAADRPVFSYKLSIIHFWSLIFVYIWAGPHHLQYTALPAWAQAVGTGFSIMLIAPSWGGMLNGLLTLRGAWDKVRENPILKFFVVAVTCYGMATFEGPLLATKNINKIGHFTDWVIGHVHLGALGWNGFMAFGVIYYLIPIMWRTKIWSVKLANWHFWLGTLGIIFYAVPMYISGFTQGLMWKQFNPDGTLLWKNWLDTVTAIIPYFKMRFVGGLFYLSGAILMVVNVVATVRKGSFQKEVPAEAPALANISNKRKEGEGTHLWIERMPVLLGVMSFLTISIGSSVEIIPTLSLKKSVPTISAVKPYSPLELEGRDLYIREGCNACHSQMVRPFRDEIVRFNGKNGQYSKAGEFIYDRPFLWGSKRTGPDLHREGGKNPSSWHYKHMYNPRSTSAGSIMPRYPWLIATNLDRSKMVDKIVFMKQIYDVPYTKSQIDTANQWADHQAAKIVKDIFSEAADLKVAYAKRPKGELEKKEIVALISYLQRLGTDIKTTEIKTASNN; encoded by the coding sequence ATGGAAACACAGAAGTTTAGTTATGACAACAGTATTGTTCGGGCATTTCTTTATGCGACCATTGTCTTTGGGATTATAGGTTTCACGTTCGGGCTTACAGCAGCATTAATGCTTTTCTACCCAGAACTTCCAGAATTTTTATTCGGAACTGATGATACTACCATCCAAAGTTTAAAAAGTGGTAACATTCAGGGGCTGATTAATACTCATGGTGCATTTGGTTTTGGTAGAATCAGAATGCTCCACACCAACACCGTAATTTTTGCATTTGTATGTAATATCGTTTATACCGGTGTTTATTACTCTTTACAAAGATTATTAAAAGCAAGAATGTATAGTGATACATTGTCTTGGCTGCATTTCTGGACCTGGCAGTTTATGATCGTTGCTACGTTCATCACCTTCTTTATGGGGATCAATACTTCTAAAGAATATGCTGAACATGAATGGCCGATTGATATATTAATCGCATTCTCATGGATCATTTTCGGTATCAACATGTTCTTAACTATCGCAAAAAGAAGGGTAAGACACCTTTATGTTGCGATTTGGTTCTATATCGGTACTTGGATTGCTGTAGCGATGCTTCATATCTTTAACAACTTAGAGGTTCCATTATCTTTCACAGGCTGGAAATCTTATTCTGCTTATGCAGGGGTTAAGGATGCTATCGTACAATGGTGGTACGGCCACAATGCGGTTGCATTTATTTTAACAACACCTGTTTTAGGATTAATGTATTATTTCCTTCCAAAAGCAGCAGATCGTCCAGTTTTCTCATACAAACTGTCTATCATTCACTTTTGGTCATTGATTTTCGTATATATCTGGGCTGGTCCTCACCACCTTCAGTATACCGCTCTTCCTGCTTGGGCACAGGCAGTAGGAACAGGTTTCTCTATCATGCTTATCGCACCGTCTTGGGGTGGAATGCTGAACGGGCTTCTTACTTTAAGAGGAGCTTGGGATAAGGTAAGAGAAAACCCTATTCTTAAATTCTTCGTAGTTGCAGTTACGTGTTACGGGATGGCAACATTCGAAGGACCGCTTTTAGCAACAAAAAACATCAATAAAATTGGTCACTTTACAGACTGGGTTATCGGTCACGTTCATTTAGGTGCGCTTGGATGGAATGGGTTTATGGCTTTCGGAGTTATTTACTATCTGATCCCAATTATGTGGAGAACAAAAATATGGTCTGTAAAATTAGCTAACTGGCATTTCTGGTTAGGTACTTTAGGAATTATTTTCTATGCAGTGCCTATGTATATTTCAGGATTTACTCAAGGGTTAATGTGGAAGCAGTTCAACCCGGACGGAACATTATTGTGGAAAAACTGGTTAGATACCGTTACTGCAATTATTCCTTACTTTAAAATGAGATTCGTAGGAGGTCTATTCTATCTTTCTGGGGCTATTTTAATGGTAGTAAACGTTGTAGCAACAGTAAGAAAAGGATCATTCCAAAAAGAAGTTCCTGCAGAAGCACCTGCTTTAGCTAATATCAGCAACAAACGTAAAGAAGGAGAAGGAACTCACCTTTGGATCGAAAGAATGCCGGTACTTTTAGGAGTTATGTCTTTCTTAACTATATCTATTGGTAGTTCAGTTGAAATTATCCCTACTCTTTCTCTTAAGAAAAGTGTACCTACAATTTCAGCAGTAAAACCATATTCACCGCTGGAATTAGAAGGTAGAGATCTTTACATCCGTGAAGGCTGTAATGCCTGCCACTCTCAGATGGTAAGACCATTCAGAGATGAGATCGTAAGATTTAACGGTAAAAACGGACAGTACTCAAAAGCTGGAGAGTTCATTTACGATAGACCATTCTTGTGGGGATCTAAGAGAACTGGACCGGATTTACATAGAGAAGGAGGTAAAAACCCAAGTTCTTGGCACTATAAGCACATGTATAACCCTAGATCAACGTCTGCAGGTTCTATTATGCCTCGTTACCCTTGGTTAATTGCTACAAACCTAGACAGATCTAAAATGGTTGATAAAATTGTTTTCATGAAACAAATTTATGACGTACCTTATACAAAGTCTCAAATTGATACTGCCAACCAGTGGGCAGACCACCAGGCAGCAAAAATTGTAAAAGATATCTTCTCTGAAGCAGCAGATTTAAAAGTTGCTTACGCTAAGAGACCTAAAGGTGAATTAGAGAAAAAAGAAATTGTAGCTCTTATTTCTTACTTACAAAGATTAGGTACTGATATCAAAACGACAGAAATAAAAACAGCAAGTAATAACTAA
- the ccoG gene encoding cytochrome c oxidase accessory protein CcoG → MSDIEELEGRGGQGQVLDPETYRDSIGTMEQSGKRKWVFPRKPKGKFTNYRNIVSYLLLLIYFAVPFLTINGNPFFLFNVIDREFFIFGQPFYPQDFFILTLGAIASLIFIIIFTIAFGRIFCGWICPQTIFMESIFRKIEYLIEGDRNKQMKLDRQEWNTEKIWKRSLKWTVYVIISLIITHFMFMYIVGYKEVIKIVSEGPFAHPTNFIVMILLTAAFYFVFAWFREQVCTLVCPYGRLQGVLIDKETINVFYDFKRGENRSKWRKGEDRKAAGKGDCIDCHQCVVVCPTGIDIRDGQQLECINCTACIDACDEVMEKVGLPKGLVRYASENEIENQTQFKFTGRMKGFAVVLVLLMGFLGYLLYSRGEMEAKFIKPAGSTFFVRDGKITNTYNYTFLNKTNEKRIVTIKVIEPNHGEVIYSASSKITVERDKISKGTINISFPEDEMKLSKQNITIGIYDMKGKLIDSYKTYFEGPFKLQF, encoded by the coding sequence ATGTCAGACATAGAAGAATTAGAAGGACGAGGAGGACAAGGACAGGTTCTAGACCCTGAGACTTACAGAGATTCTATAGGGACAATGGAGCAATCCGGAAAAAGAAAATGGGTATTTCCCAGAAAGCCAAAAGGCAAATTTACCAACTATAGAAATATTGTAAGCTACCTATTACTGCTTATTTATTTTGCAGTGCCATTTCTTACTATTAATGGCAACCCATTCTTTTTGTTTAATGTTATTGATAGAGAGTTTTTCATTTTTGGACAGCCTTTCTATCCTCAAGATTTCTTTATCTTAACATTAGGAGCAATTGCCTCCCTAATATTTATTATCATTTTCACCATTGCTTTCGGAAGAATTTTCTGCGGATGGATATGTCCACAGACTATTTTCATGGAATCTATATTCCGTAAAATAGAATATCTCATTGAAGGAGACAGAAACAAGCAGATGAAACTGGACAGACAGGAATGGAACACTGAAAAGATCTGGAAAAGAAGTCTTAAATGGACAGTTTACGTCATTATTTCATTAATCATTACCCACTTTATGTTTATGTACATTGTCGGGTATAAGGAAGTAATAAAAATTGTTTCGGAAGGCCCTTTTGCACATCCAACAAACTTCATAGTAATGATCCTGCTGACGGCGGCATTTTATTTTGTATTTGCATGGTTCAGAGAACAAGTGTGTACATTAGTTTGTCCGTACGGAAGACTTCAGGGAGTTTTAATAGATAAAGAAACTATTAATGTTTTTTACGATTTTAAACGTGGAGAAAACAGATCTAAGTGGAGAAAAGGGGAAGACAGAAAAGCAGCAGGAAAAGGAGACTGTATCGACTGCCATCAATGTGTAGTTGTATGTCCTACTGGAATTGACATCAGGGATGGACAGCAGCTGGAATGTATCAACTGTACAGCATGTATTGACGCCTGTGATGAAGTCATGGAAAAAGTAGGCCTTCCAAAAGGACTGGTAAGATATGCTTCAGAAAATGAAATTGAAAACCAGACTCAGTTCAAATTTACAGGCAGAATGAAAGGTTTTGCTGTAGTTCTTGTCCTGCTCATGGGATTCTTAGGATATCTGCTTTACAGCCGTGGCGAGATGGAGGCAAAATTCATTAAACCTGCAGGAAGTACTTTCTTTGTAAGAGACGGTAAAATTACCAATACCTACAACTATACTTTCTTAAATAAAACAAACGAAAAGAGGATCGTAACGATTAAAGTGATAGAGCCTAACCATGGTGAAGTTATTTACAGTGCATCAAGCAAAATTACGGTTGAAAGAGATAAAATATCAAAGGGAACCATCAATATCAGCTTTCCTGAAGACGAAATGAAATTATCAAAACAAAATATTACCATTGGTATTTATGATATGAAGGGTAAATTGATAGATTCTTACAAAACATATTTTGAAGGACCATTTAAATTACAATTTTAA
- the serS gene encoding serine--tRNA ligase: protein MLQVNFLRDNKERVLEGLKKRQFKNLELVDNAIAADEQRKKIQFELDSQLSEINKISKEIGILMKEGKKEEAESSKSKTAQYKESSKELQSQLDTQEKALLDILYQIPNIPNELVKSGASADDNEIIYQSHDVEGLGEGAVPHWELAKKYNLIDFELGVKIAGAGFPVYFGKGARMQRALVQYFLDKNVDAGYMEVNPPHVVNEASGYGTGQLPDKEGQMYHIGLDDLYLIPTAEVPVTNLYRDVLLDEKDLPIKNTAFSQCYRREAGSYGAHVRGLNRLHQFEKVEIVRLEKPENSYAVLEEMVDHIKEILTDLELPYRVLRLCGGDTGFSAAMTYDFEVWSAAQEKWLEVSSVSNFETFQANRLKCRYKADGKSQLVHTLNGSAMALPRIMAALLENNQTEEGIKLPKKVAEYAKFDLIN, encoded by the coding sequence ATGTTACAAGTTAATTTTTTGCGCGACAATAAAGAACGCGTTTTAGAAGGTCTTAAAAAAAGACAATTCAAAAATCTTGAATTGGTGGACAATGCTATTGCTGCCGATGAACAAAGAAAAAAAATTCAGTTTGAATTAGATTCCCAACTTTCCGAAATCAATAAAATATCCAAAGAAATTGGTATTTTAATGAAAGAAGGAAAAAAAGAAGAAGCTGAATCCTCAAAATCTAAAACAGCACAATACAAAGAGTCGAGTAAAGAATTACAGTCACAATTGGATACACAGGAGAAAGCTTTATTAGATATTTTATACCAGATCCCAAACATTCCAAATGAATTGGTAAAAAGCGGTGCTTCAGCTGATGACAACGAAATTATTTATCAGTCTCATGATGTAGAAGGATTGGGAGAAGGAGCTGTTCCGCACTGGGAATTAGCTAAGAAATATAATCTTATTGATTTTGAATTAGGAGTAAAAATTGCCGGAGCTGGTTTTCCTGTTTATTTTGGAAAAGGAGCAAGAATGCAGCGCGCTTTAGTTCAGTATTTTCTTGATAAAAATGTAGATGCAGGATATATGGAAGTAAATCCTCCTCACGTTGTAAATGAAGCTTCAGGATATGGAACGGGACAGCTGCCTGACAAAGAAGGGCAGATGTATCACATCGGTTTAGATGATCTGTATTTGATTCCGACTGCGGAAGTTCCGGTAACAAATTTATACCGTGATGTTTTATTGGATGAAAAAGATCTTCCCATAAAAAATACAGCTTTTTCTCAATGCTACAGACGTGAAGCAGGAAGTTACGGAGCTCATGTAAGAGGATTGAACCGTCTCCACCAGTTTGAAAAGGTAGAAATTGTAAGACTTGAGAAACCGGAAAATTCTTATGCTGTTTTGGAAGAAATGGTAGATCATATTAAAGAAATTTTGACTGATCTTGAACTTCCTTACAGAGTATTGAGACTTTGCGGCGGAGATACAGGATTTTCAGCGGCAATGACGTATGATTTTGAAGTTTGGAGCGCGGCTCAGGAAAAATGGTTAGAAGTAAGTTCTGTTTCTAACTTTGAAACTTTCCAGGCCAACCGTTTAAAATGCCGTTACAAAGCTGATGGGAAATCTCAGCTGGTACATACTTTAAATGGTTCAGCAATGGCACTGCCAAGAATCATGGCAGCCCTTCTTGAAAACAACCAGACAGAAGAAGGAATTAAACTTCCTAAGAAAGTTGCTGAGTATGCAAAATTTGATCTGATAAACTAA
- a CDS encoding heavy metal translocating P-type ATPase metal-binding domain-containing protein, producing the protein MSENCYHCGQGIEKERILFDEKIFCCNGCKSVYEILNTNNLSNFYELNKRAGIRPNDENASQFDYLDTPEIFEKVTDFSEGNTSLVTFKIPVIHCSSCIWLLESLHTLNEGIKYSQVNFTRKTLQVSFNHNDLKLSELAKFLTNLGYKPVVSLETADKNVDHLDKSLLVKLAIAGFAFGNGMFLAFPEYIGGEDYWMEHYKNLFRGLMFLLACPVVFYSASDYYKSAWYGLKNKIVNIDVPIVLGIFVLFGRSIYEVVTDYGPGYFDTLCGLLFFMLMGKMFQKRTYSALSYDRDYKSFYPIAVTKVDFNGKQNNILLSEIKIGDRILVRNQELIPVDAILINGEGNIDNSFITGESESISKHPGDKIFAGGKQIGSSLELEVIKNVDQSYLTQLWNKEAFKKHETGLDTLTNRISKYFTFIILGITLVSGIYWSFIDLEKMFQVVSAILIIACPCALALSAPFTFGHIMRILGRNKFYVKDTLTIEKIAKIDTLVFDKTGTITHRKKTNIKYEGSEVKEFDLLNIKTLLKNSNHPLSKSLYEFVEAEDGYFPVENFQEISGKGYEANVRGSIYKIGSARYNNQESKNLETAVYISKNNEFLGKFIFKNEYREHLKNLFKKLTNYKIFILSGDNSSEENQLKELIPTCSAMAFNQSPEDKLNYIKNLQDQNLKVAMLGDGLNDAGALKQSNVGIAISDDTNTFTPSSDVIMDGEKVVTLDNYLNVCKGSITIVKMTFIISFLYNVVGLSYAVTGHMHPLFAALIMPISSITVVAFTTLSTWILGRKYFKKDA; encoded by the coding sequence GTGAGCGAGAACTGTTATCACTGCGGGCAAGGCATAGAAAAGGAAAGAATTCTTTTTGATGAAAAAATTTTCTGCTGCAACGGCTGCAAATCTGTATACGAAATTTTAAATACCAATAATTTAAGTAATTTCTACGAATTAAATAAAAGAGCCGGCATTCGTCCAAACGATGAAAACGCTTCTCAATTCGATTATTTAGATACTCCAGAAATTTTTGAAAAAGTCACTGATTTTTCCGAAGGGAATACAAGTTTAGTTACCTTCAAAATTCCTGTAATACACTGTTCTTCGTGCATCTGGCTGCTGGAAAGTCTTCATACATTAAATGAGGGCATTAAATATTCTCAAGTCAACTTCACAAGAAAAACCCTGCAAGTCTCATTCAATCATAACGATTTAAAATTAAGCGAATTAGCTAAATTCTTAACCAATCTAGGATACAAGCCGGTAGTAAGTTTAGAGACTGCTGATAAAAATGTAGATCATTTAGACAAATCACTTCTCGTAAAATTAGCCATTGCAGGTTTTGCATTTGGTAATGGAATGTTCTTAGCTTTTCCTGAATATATCGGCGGTGAAGATTACTGGATGGAGCACTATAAAAATCTTTTCAGAGGATTAATGTTCTTATTAGCGTGTCCTGTAGTATTTTACTCTGCTTCAGATTATTATAAATCTGCATGGTATGGATTAAAAAATAAAATCGTCAATATTGATGTTCCTATCGTTTTAGGGATTTTTGTTCTTTTCGGCAGAAGTATTTATGAAGTGGTTACCGATTACGGCCCGGGATACTTTGATACTTTATGCGGCCTTTTGTTCTTCATGCTTATGGGTAAGATGTTCCAAAAAAGAACATACAGTGCTCTTTCTTACGACCGTGATTACAAGTCTTTTTATCCAATTGCTGTAACAAAGGTTGATTTCAATGGGAAACAGAACAATATTCTGCTTTCAGAAATAAAAATTGGAGATAGAATCTTGGTTAGAAATCAAGAGCTCATCCCTGTTGATGCTATTTTGATCAATGGAGAAGGAAATATAGACAACAGTTTCATCACTGGTGAAAGCGAAAGTATCAGCAAGCATCCGGGAGATAAAATTTTTGCTGGTGGCAAACAGATCGGCTCCTCATTAGAGCTCGAAGTCATTAAAAATGTGGATCAAAGTTACCTGACCCAGCTTTGGAATAAAGAAGCTTTCAAAAAACATGAGACAGGACTAGACACACTAACCAATAGAATCAGTAAATATTTCACATTCATCATTTTAGGCATCACTCTAGTCTCAGGAATTTACTGGTCTTTCATTGACCTTGAAAAAATGTTCCAGGTTGTTTCCGCAATCCTGATTATTGCATGCCCTTGTGCACTTGCACTTTCCGCACCGTTCACTTTCGGACACATTATGAGGATTTTAGGCCGAAATAAATTCTATGTAAAAGATACTTTAACGATCGAAAAAATCGCTAAAATTGACACTTTAGTTTTTGACAAAACCGGAACGATCACCCATAGAAAAAAGACGAATATTAAATATGAAGGTTCTGAAGTTAAAGAATTTGATTTATTAAACATCAAAACCTTATTAAAGAACTCTAACCACCCTTTATCAAAATCCTTGTATGAATTTGTAGAAGCTGAAGACGGCTATTTCCCGGTTGAAAATTTCCAGGAGATCTCAGGAAAAGGCTACGAAGCAAATGTGAGAGGAAGCATCTATAAAATCGGATCTGCCCGTTATAACAATCAAGAATCAAAAAACCTTGAAACAGCGGTTTATATCAGTAAAAACAATGAATTTTTAGGTAAGTTTATTTTCAAAAATGAATATCGTGAACATCTTAAAAATCTTTTCAAAAAACTTACTAATTACAAAATTTTCATCCTGAGCGGTGACAACTCTTCTGAAGAAAATCAGCTGAAAGAGCTTATTCCGACCTGCAGTGCAATGGCATTCAACCAAAGCCCGGAAGACAAACTTAATTACATCAAAAACTTACAGGACCAGAATTTAAAAGTTGCCATGCTCGGAGACGGATTAAATGATGCCGGAGCCTTGAAACAAAGCAACGTAGGAATTGCAATATCAGATGACACCAATACCTTCACACCCTCATCTGATGTGATCATGGATGGCGAAAAAGTAGTAACTTTAGATAACTATCTCAATGTATGTAAAGGCTCTATAACAATTGTGAAAATGACATTCATAATCAGCTTTCTATACAATGTTGTCGGTCTAAGCTACGCCGTTACAGGCCACATGCACCCTCTTTTTGCCGCATTAATCATGCCGATAAGCTCCATTACCGTTGTAGCATTTACTACTCTTTCAACATGGATATTAGGAAGGAAATACTTTAAAAAAGACGCTTAA